The following coding sequences lie in one Fusarium poae strain DAOMC 252244 chromosome 1, whole genome shotgun sequence genomic window:
- a CDS encoding hypothetical protein (TransMembrane:6 (o12-40i52-75o95-120i447-466o472-493i500-518o)~BUSCO:11041at5125) has protein sequence MGVLDEWPLENIIYTSIMSAVLLMACLEWFLWLAAFLYCLIKVFRKSEHWSINVLCIIVGIAFVLLRVIFLPIMVVTLPLPDPIAKLWPDEMVSFLQWFAFWAFAILLTVPWLFCIYQVVTNQLGRTKRMKQVLDDVTAPKVVIVMPCYREEPEVLIKAINSVVDCDYPPSCIHVFLSFDGEEEDDLYLNTISQLGVLLKKESHPRSIDVKYRSARVTISRFPHGGKRHCQKITFKLIDRVYEEYLKRNDNLFILFIDSDCILDKVCLQNFVYDMELSPGNTGEMLAMTGVITSTTKKHSIITLLQDMEYIHGQLFERTVESGCGSVTCLPGALTMLRFSAFRRMAKYYFVDKAEQCEDLFDFAKCHLGEDRWLTHLFMIGAKKRHQIQMCTSAFCKTEAVQTTRSLIKQRRRWFLGFITNEVCMLTDWRLWKRYPILILVRFMQNTIRTTALLFFIMVLALITTVKKVDDLPVGFIAISLGLNWMLMLYFGAKLRRFKIWLYPLMFILNPFYNWYYMVYGIFTAGQRTWGGPRADAAAADSHTTAREAAEQAEKQGDELNVVPETFKAAHDARRAASNRESTTTSELGRTRSVIRPPEKIDGKFSARQKTASGTYAHPDEMDTSADDVEKGRRVTRGFLADRDSLDSIPSVQNINLGVSTPRRMKLLMNEEDLRKYQLGQRIQGRNSGVNDADGIYRQPIQNLSGFTHGHSASTNDIPLHGLGVNDAAAQGSRSEDIQRFSEGRGISTRADNERSRNQGSLSFASRMAKNKAKARR, from the exons ATGGGTGTGCTGGACGAATGGCCTCTGGAGAAT ATTATCTACACCAGTATAATGAGTGCAGTTCTCCTTATGGCGTGCCTCGAGTGGTTCTTGTGGCTCGCAGCTTTTCTATATTGCCTTATCAAGGTCTTTCGAAAGTCGGAGCACTGGTCCATCAATGTTCTATGCATCATTGTTGGTATCGCCTTTGTTCTCCTGCG AGTGATATTTCTCCCGATTATGGTGGTAACATTGCCCCTTCCCGATCCTATTGCAAAGCTCTGGCCAGACGAAATGGTATCATTCCTACAGTGGTTCGCCTTCTGGGCTTTTGCCATTTTGTTGACAGTGCCATGGCTGTTTTGTATCTATCAAGTCGTAACAAATCAGCTTGGGCGAACGAAACGAATGAAACAGGTTCTGGACGACGTCACTGCGCCCAAGGTTGTTATTGTCATGCCTTGTTATCGAGAAGAGCCCGAAGTCCTCATAAAAGCTATCAACTCGGTTGTCGACTGTGATTATCCACCATCATGCATTCATGTTTTCCTGTCATtcgatggagaagaagaagacgatttATATCTCAACACGATTAGTCAATTGGGCGTGTTGTTGAAAAAAGAGTCACATCCGAGAAGTATCGATGTTAAGTACCGATCCGCACGGGTGACGATCTCGCGTTTCCCACACGGAGGAAAGAGACACTGCCAGAAGATAACCTTCAAGCTCATTGACCGGGTATACGAGGAATACCTCAAGAGAAACGACAATCTTTTCATCCTTTTCATTGACTCTGATTGCATACTGGACAAAGTGTGTTTGCAAAACTTTGTCTATGATATGGAGCTCAGTCCTGGCAACACTGGAGAGATGCTGGCTATGACAGGAGTCATTACCTcgacaacaaagaaacaCAGCATTATAACTCTACTACAGGATATGGAGTACATCCACGGACAGTTGTTTGAGCGGACAGTCGAGTCTGGTTGTGGCTCTGTCACTTGTTTGCCAGGGGCTTTGACTATGCTGCGTTTCTCAGCTTTCCGACGGATGGCCAAGTACTACTTTGTGGACAAGGCAGAGCAGTGCGAGGACTTGTTTGACTTCGCCAAGTGTCACCTTGGAGAAGACCGCTGGTTGACGCACCTTTTCATGATCGGTGCCAAGAAACGGCACCAGATCCAAATGTGCACTTCGGCATTCTGCAAGACAGAAGCTGTACAGACCACTCGGTCCCTGATTAAGCAGCGGCGCCGATGGTTCCTCGGCTTCATAACAAACGAAGTGTGTATGCTGACTGATTGGCGCTTATGGAAACGATATCCTATACTTATCCTGGTTCGGTTTATGCAGAACACTATACGGACAACAGCCCTGCTATTTTTCATCATGGTCTTGGCCCTCATTACCACGGTTAAGAAGGTGGATGATCTCCCTGTGGGGTTCATCGCTATATCTCTTGGACTCAACTGGATGCTGATGCTATATTTCGGGGCTAAGCTGCGGCGATTCAAGATCTGGCTGTACCCGCTCATGTTCATTCTTAACCCGTTTTACAACTGGTATTACATGGTGTACGGGATTTTCACTGCAGGACAACGAACATGGGGTGGACCACGAGCCGACGCTGCAGCAGCGGACAGCCATACAACAGCGAGAGAAGCGGCAGAACAAGCCGAGAAGCAAGGAGACGAGCTGAACGTGGTCCCTGAAACTTTCAAAGCGGCACATGATGCGCGCAGGGCTGCATCGAATCGCGAATCGACTACAACAAGCGAGCTTGGCCGCACTAGAAGCGTGATACGTCCGCCTGAAAAAATCGACGGAAAGTTCTCGGCACGTCAAAAGACTGCATCGGGAACGTACGCTCACCCAGACGAGATGGACACAAGTGCCGACGACGTTGAGAAGGGAAGGAGAGTAACCAGAGGTTTCCTCGCGGATCGAGATTCGTTGGATAGTATCCCATCGGTTCAAAATATCAACCTGGGCGTAAGTACACCACGGAGAATGAAGCTTCTCATGAATGAAGAAGATCTTCGAAAGTATCAACTTGGGCAAAGAATTCAGGGCCGAAATTCTGGAGTTAACGATGCAGATGGTATTTACCGCCAGCCAATTCAAAATCTTTCAGGTTTTACTCATGGACATTCAGCAAGCACGAATGACATCCCTTTGCATGGATTAGGAGTCAATGATGCTGCTGCACAGGGTAGTCGAAGCGAGGATATCCAAAGATTCTCAGAAGGGAGAGGCATCAGCACAAGAGCAGACAATGAACGATCAAGAAACCAAGGTAGTTTGTCATTTGCCAGTCGTATGGCAAAAAACAAAGCGAAGGCGCGTCGTTAA
- a CDS encoding hypothetical protein (TransMembrane:11 (i87-107o113-132i144-166o172-197i209-231o251-271i303-327o339-356i377-399o405-426i433-453o)) codes for MPRDRHERSSSRSHRPRHRSRNSPDMRQASSDDRTLPVPNTYSEHKRGEKGGSGKMSKYIKPAGESGRKGFHPIHFSKISFRSTSRASLLCNFLWPFVPAAIAVRYAMPDNHVTIFALAYIAMIPCANLIGFAGQELSRKLPHVWGVLIEITIGSIVEIILFMILLSKDMFYVIKAAILGSILATMLLCLGFCFFVGGMLEDEQVFSEAISEAGSGLLLTAGVVLALPTVFEYGVGNGETLTNQDLEHKTLQISRIVSILLIIAYMVYVFFQARTHHGIYDAVFEQDEHNDRDKHKDLAKAKLTFTECIIALVISVGLVAWTAVILVMQIEFVIERGHVSDAFMGLILVPLVEKLAEHLTAIDEAWDNQINLAMSHVLGATLQTALFNAPLAVIVSWGLNKSLDLNFAVFDLVMLILAILTVGRFLQDQKSNYLEGFLLIILYVAIAVAAWYYPDPAHHGVGGGSAEGSSEGGH; via the exons ATGCCTCGAGATCGTCACGAACGCTCCTCCTCACGCTCCCACCGCCCTCGCCATCGCTCACGCAACTCTCCCGACATGCGTCAAGCCTCATCCGACGACCGCACTCTTCCTGTCCCAAACACATACAGCGAACACAAGAGAGGTGAAAAAGGCGGAAGCGGCAAGATGTCAAAATATATCAAACCTGCAGGCGAAAGTGGCCGAAAGGGCTTTCACCCCATTCACTTTTCCAAGATCTCCTTCAGATCCACGAGTCGAGCTAGTCTTCTTTGCAATTTTCTGTGGCCTTTCGTTCCTGCTGCCATTGCTGTTCGCT ATGCTATGCCCGATAATCATGTCACCATTTTTGCCCTGGCCTATATCGCCATGATTCCTTGTGCCAACCTAATTGGTTTCGCTGGCCAGGAGCTTTCACGAAAGTTGCCTCATGTTTGGGGTGTTCTCATTGAGATCAC AATCGGTTCTATCGTCGAAATCATCCTTTTCATGATCCTTCTCTCCAAGGATATGTTTTACGTCATCAAGGCTGCTATTCTCGGTTCCATCCTCGCTACTATGCTTCTCTGTTTGGGCTTTTGCTTCTTTGTCGGCGGCATGTTGGAAGATGAGCAGGTTTTCAGTGAGGCTATCAGTGAGGCCGGAAGCGGTTTGCTCCTGACTGC TGGCGTCGTCCTGGCTCTTCCTACGGTTTTCGAATACGGTGTAGGCAATGGCGAGACGCTCACCAACCAAGATCTCGAACACAAGACACTTCAGATTTCACGTATTGTCTCGATTTTACTCATAATTGCCTACATGGTCTACGTCTTTTTCCAGGCCCGAACCCACCATGGTATCTACGACGCTGTATTTGAACAAGACGAGCACAATGACCGAGATAAGCACAAGGACTTGGCCAAAGCTAAGCTGACTTTCACCGAGTGCATAATTGCTCTGGTCATCTCCGTCGGCCTTGTTGCTTGGACTGcagtcatcctcgtcatgcAAATCGAGTTTGTTATCGAACGGGGACATGTCAGCGACGCGTTCATGGGTCTTATCCTTGTTCCCTTGGTCGAAAAGCTTGCTGAGCATTTGACGGCCATCGACGAAGCCTGGGATAATCAGATCAACCTAGCCATGTCCCATGTTCTCGGTGCTACACTCCAAACCGCTCTTTTCAATGCCCCCCTTGCTGTCATTGTCAGCTGGGGTCTCAACAAAAGCCTCGATCTCAACTTTGCCGTCTTCGATCTTGTCATGCTTATTCTCGCTATCCTCACTGTCGGACGATTTCTCCAGGATCAGAAGAGCAATTACCTTGAAGGATTCCTGCTCATCATTCTCTACGTCGCCATTGCTGTTGCCGCATGGTACTACCCCGATCCTGCTCATCATGGAGTCGGTGGGGGTAGCGCTGAAGGTAGCTCTGAGGGGGGGCATTGA
- a CDS encoding hypothetical protein (BUSCO:2921at5125) yields the protein MDRARKRELRTLNEKAWDGESDVFPVGKTLDSSLKKNTAFIKRLRTAVTAATLSTFLQEIRTLSLHKYLSEIISACYEGLCRLKSPGEIEAGVEIVSALHQRFGPSEFTEYLAWLLGKGMATPDKGILKSLAPEVREKEEKERITRQRALLRVVTELWLVGVIRTLDDVSKPDDATKGAAGKSTELKTRTNKGAGAEPFPLEVLKDLLGYDREHANLPLLVIFVKSFSWDILGVKPTGADGRKTVEEDGSTEGNEPERGDESENGMSSDEDQPFAEPEMRERFRNILKKYFDDVKGHIIRDQKSIQSQARRNAEAYVKSGEVFEDRQANYEKQVKAQERLVSNAQVVADAIGVEMPDLKDSDDSLAASNGSIGLVKTGDYLRSMGDGAGIWEDDDERRFYENLVDLKGKVPAILLEDGKKKKADTDEQVGKKLDPAEMPEVTKTVEVTDDQSTSIANRTIGAQVDALLARLPELTNKDIVDQTAIDFCFLNSKASRNRLVKALTEVPKGRSDLLPSWSRLVATLGRYMPDVPKGLVDYLDAEFRSLQRRKEKDFLGQVRLSNIRYLAELTKFGIVPEHVVFHCLKVSLDDFSRMNIEILCNLIENCGRYLLRNPETAPRMMSFLETLQRKKSVQHIGQPERMLIDNAVYYVDPPERSAIEQKERTPMELFVRKLIYVDMTKRNYSKILKQIRRLHWEETEVVAILEKVFSKPGKVKYGSVHLLGILLSALYRYHPAFVVKVIDNVIESMTFGLEQNDYRFYQRRIAEVKYLGELYNYRMLEHPVIFDTMYKIMTFGYGGPPVPGKYNPLDPPDDFFRIRLVSTMLETCGMFFNRGAAGKKLDYFLSFFQYYIFTKASLPMDIEFLVHDTFALTRPQWKIASGLDEAVKAFQLAVAQDQKSAGVDKGVDVDDATSDALSDDDNDEDGDDNDDSASEEEEAEDMEEDSDSDSAFDEEAIVVTRQEEEVDPEDEADFEREYAKMMAESLESRKFERKQLFDVPLPVRSKTREATSTEGGEGESPPGHTMAFSLLTKRGNRQQTRTVELPSDSTFAVAMKNQQQAEREEQQRIKNLVLNYDLQQSEDQDGGNERPATYYHNRLDKSNKDRGQRSRKLQLSDVDW from the exons ATGGATCGCGCAAGGAAGC GCGAATTGCGCACACTGAATGAAAAAGCATGGGATGGCGAATCTG ATGTATTTCCCGTTGGGAAAACCCTCGATTCGTCGCTCAAGAAGAATACCGCTTTCATCAAACGATTACGAACTGCTGTCACTGCTGCGACCCTCAGCACCTTCCTCCAGGAAATCCGAACCCTGAGCCTGCACAAGTACCTTTCCGAAATTATATCTGCCTGCTATGAAGGCCTTTGTAGACTCAAGTCGCCCGGTGAAATTGAGGCCGGCGTTGAGATCGTCAGTGCGCTTCACCAGCGATTCGGACCAAGCGAGTTTACGGAATATCTAGCGTGGCTGCTTGGTAAGGGTATGGCAACTCCCGATAAGGGTATCCTCAAATCTCTGGCACCTGAGGTTcgtgagaaggaggagaaggagcgtATCACTAGACAGCGCGCATTGCTTCGGGTGGTAACTGAGCTGTGGCTTGTGGGAGTCATCAGGACGCTTGACGATGTCAGCAAGCCCGACGACGCGACTAAGGGAGCTGCCGGTAAGAGCACCGAATTGAAAACTCGGACCAACAAAGGTGCGGGTGCGGAACCTTTTCCTCTCGAAGTGCTGAAGGATCTACTCGGATACGACCGCGAACACGCAAACCTCCCGCTTCTCGTCATCTTTGTCAAGTCATTCAGCTGGGATATTCTTGGAGTGAAACCAACAGGAGCCGACGGCCGAAAGACAGTGGAGGAAGACGGCAGCACAGAAGGAAACGAACCTGAGCGAGGCGATGAAAGTGAGAATGGAATGTCCTCCGACGAAGACCAGCCCTTTGCCGAACCTGAAATGCGGGAGCGATTTAGGAATATCCTGAAAAAGTATTTCGACGATGTGAAAGGGCACATTATCCGGGACCAGAAATCGATACAGTCGCAAGCTCGGCGCAATGCTGAGGCTTATGTGAAATCTGGTGAGGTTTTCGAAGACCGCCAGGCAAATTATGAGAAACAGGTAAAGGCCCAGGAACGCCTTGTCTCCAACGCTCAAGTGGTCGCAGATGCCATTGGGGTTGAAATGCCTGACCTGAAGGACTCAGATGATTCACTCGCCGCCTCCAACGGATCTATCGGTCTTGTCAAGACAGGCGATTACCTGCGTTCCATGGGAGACGGCGCAGGAATTtgggaggatgatgacgagcgCCGCTTCTACGAAAACCTGGTTGACCTCAAAGGCAAAGTGCCGGCTATTCTACTTGAAGatggaaaaaagaagaaggcggatACTGACGAGCAAGTGGGCAAGAAGTTGGACCCGGCCGAAATGCCCGAAGTTACAAAGACTGTTGAGGTCACCGACGATCAGTCTACTTCCATCGCAAATCGAACAATAGGCGCGCAAGTAGACGCTCTGCTTGCCCGGTTACCCGAGTTAACAAACAAGGACATTGTTGATCAGACGGCTATCGATTTTTGTTTCCTCAACTCCAAGGCTTCTCGCAACCGCCTCGTCAAGGCCTTGACAGAGGTCCCAAAAGGCCGCAGCGATTTGCTGCCATCTTGGTCACGACTCGTTGCAACCTTGGGACGATATATGCCAGATGTTCCGAAAGGTCTTGTTGACTACCTGGATGCTGAATTTCGAAGCCTGCAAAGGCGGAAAGAGAAGGACTTTTTGGGCCAGGTCCGCCTGAGTAACATTCGTTATCTTGCTGAATTAACAAAATTTGGCATTGTCCCTGAGCATGTCGTCTTTCACTGTTTGAAGGTCAGTCTTGACGATTTTTCGCGTATGAACATCGAAATTCTTTGTAACCTTATCGAGAATTGCGGTCGTTACCTGCTTCGGAATCCGGAAACAGCACCGCGTATGATGAGTTTCCTTGAAACTCTTCAGCGCAAGAAGTCTGTTCAGCATATTGGGCAGCCAGAGCGCATGCTTATCGATAACGCCGTCTATTACGTTGATCCGCCAGAACGCTCGGCTATCGAGCAAAAGGAACGCACTCCCATGGAACTATTCGTTCGCAAATTGATCTATGTTGATATGACGAAAAGGAATTATAGCAAGATCTTGAAGCAGATTCGAAGACTTCACTGGGAGGAAACAGAG GTGGTTGCCATCTTGGAAAAGGTGTTTTCCAAGCCTGGGAAGGTCAAGTATGGAAGTGTTCACCTTCTTGGAATCCTCCTTAGCGCCCTCTATCGTTATCACCCTGCCTTTGTAGTGAAGGTTATCGACAACGTGATTGAATCCATGACGTTTGGCCTTGAGCAGAACGACTACAGATTCTATCAGCGACGAATTGCTGAAGTGAAGTATCTTGGCGAGCTTTACAACTACCGCATGCTTGAACACCCTGTCATCTTTGACACTATGTACAAGATCATGACGTTCGGATATG GCGGACCACCTGTGCCTGGCAAATATAACCCACTAGACCCCCCTGACGACTTCTTCCGAATTCGCCTTGTCTCTACGATGCTGGAGACATGCGGCATGTTCTTTAACCGCGGGGCCGCGGGCAAGAAACTCGATTACTTTCTCTCCTTCTTCCAG TACTACATTTTTACTAAGGCTTCTCTGCCGATGGATATCGAGTTCCTGGTTCATGATACATTTGCCCTTACGCGTCCGCAGTGGAAGATTGCTTCCGGACTGGATGAGGCAGTCAAAGCCTTCCAGCTTGCTGTTGCCCAGGATCAGAAGTCAGCAGGTGTTGATAAGGGAGTCGATGTGGACGATGCTACCAGTGATGCCCTATCTGACGACgacaatgatgaagatggtgaTGACAACGATGATAGTGCTtcggaggaggaagaggcagAG GATATGGAGGAGGACTCGGACAGCGATAGTGCCTTTGACGAAGAGGCTATTGTTGTGAcccgacaagaagaagaggttgaCCCTGAAGACGAAGCTGACTTTGAGCGTGAATATGCCAAAATGATGGCCGAGAGTCTCGAATCTCGCAAATTCGAGCGTAAACAGCTCTTCGACGTGCCGCTTCCAGTTCGCTCCAAGACTCGGGAGGCGACTTCGACAGAGGGAGGTGAAGGGGAATCCCCTCCCGGCCACACCATGGCGTTCTCTCTATTGACCAAAAGGGGTAACCGCCAACAG ACACGAACTGTTGAGCTGCCTTCTGATTCGACATTTGCCGTCGCCATGAAAAACCAGCAACAGGCTGAGCGGGAGGAACAGCAACGCATCAAGAACTTGGTTCTCAACTACGATCTCCAGCAGAGTGAAGATCAAGATGGTG GCAACGAACGACCGGCGACGTATTATCACAACCGTTTAGACAAGTCGAACAAAGACCGAGGACAGAGGTCTCGCAAACTCCAACTTAGTGATGTGGATTGGTAA